GGGCGCTGGCGGCCATCTACGAGGCGGCCGAGACGGGCGAGACGGTGTCGGTGAACTGAACCGACCTAAACTGAAGCGAAGCTGAACCCTCCTACTCCTCCTCTCGGCCCTGCCGTTCGAGGATGTCGACCAAGCGATTCGCGAACTCGACCGTTCGAGCGGGCAGGCCGTACTTCTCCGTACTCATGTCGTACTCGCGGAGGTCCGACACCGTCTCGGGCGTGTGGTTCAGCGACGTCGCCGTCTCGCGCACGTCGACTTCGAGGACGCCGTCGTCGGCGTCTAACCACGGCTGCGTCCGTTGTCGCTCGTCGTACTCGATGACGTACGTCTCCCCGCCGACGGCGTCCACCACGTCGTCGACGGTGCCGACCTCCAGTCGGTCCTCGTCCGCGACGAGGAAGAGGTCGCCGTCGACGCACTCCGGTTCGTAGCGTTGCATACCCGCGGTGTATCTCGCCCCGAGTAATAATAGCGTCGTCACCCTCTACGGTCGTCCGCCGGAAGGAAGAGAACGGCGCGCGGGCGCCTTGACTCGACTCCGGCCGCGGCGGTGGGTTCGGGTGACCCGTTCAGTCCGAGTTCGCCGTCTCGGAGTTCGAGTCGCTTGTCTCCGCGGCCGCGTTGGCGAAGAACTCCTCTCTGCTCTCGGCAGCCCCCTCGAGCGGTTCGCTGTCCCAGTAGCGGTGGTTCGGGTCCTCGCGGAAGCAGGCCGCCTTCCCGTCGCCGCCGTCGACGTCCTCGAGCGTCGGGTGCTCCTCGCGGCACGCCTCGCGCGCGACCGGACACCGCGTGTGGAAGCGACACCCGGACGGCGGGTTCACCGGGTCCGGAACGTCTATCTGCCGTATCGGCGGCTCCTCGGCCTCCATCGCGTCCAAGTCGAGGTTCGGCGTCGCCCACCGCAGCACCTCCGTGTAGGGGTGTCGCGGGTCGTGGATGAGACGCTCCGCGGTGCCTATCTCGACGATTTCGCCGAGGTACATCACCGCGATGCGCCCGTCGCCGTGTTCGGCGAAGTACCGCGCGTTCGAGAGGTCGTGACTGATGAACAGGAACGAGGTGTCGAACTCCTCCTGCAGTTCGAGCATCAGGTCCATTATCTCGATGCGCAGCGATACGTCGACGGCGCTGATGGCCTCGTCGGCGAGAATGGCGTTCGGATTCATCAACAGCGCCCGCGCGAGGACGACGCGTTGCTTCTCGCCACCCGACAGTTGGTGCGGGTAGCGTTCGAGGAAGTCGCCCGCCGGCGTCATCCCGACGCGCTCCAACAGCGAGTGCATCCGCTCGCGTCGTTCGGCCTGGCTGATGTTCGGATGCGTGTGCCGCAGCGGTTCCGAGAGGATGTTTACGATGCGGCGGTTGGGGTTGAGCGCGCTTCCGGGGTCCTGGTGGATGATCTGGAGGGCGCGGCGAATCTCCTCGTGGGTGATTTCGACGTCACCCTCGCCGTCCTTCGCCTCCCAGATGTCCTGTCCCCGGTACCGTATCGACCCGCCGGTCGGACGCTGCAGACCGATCATCGTCTTCCCGAGCGTCGTCTTCCCGCATCCGGACTCGCCGAGCAGACAGACGAGGTCCTGCTCTTCGATGTCCAGCGAGATGCCGTCGACGGCGCGGACGACGCTCGCGTCGCTCCGGAACCGGTCGAGCAATCCCTGCTCCTTCTCGAAGTGGACCTCCACGTCGTCCAGCGAGAGTAGGGGGGTCTCTCCCGGGCGGGTCGCTCCGCCGCCCGTGGCCCCCGGCCCGGACCCGGATCCGGATTCGCCCCCGGGAACCTGTCCGTCCTCGATGGTCGCGGCGTCCTCACCGAAGTTGAGCGGAATCTCTTCTTGTGCCTCCTGCCAGTGGTGGCAGGCGGTGCGGTGGGTGCCGCCGTCGCCGACGGCCGCCAGCGGCGGGTCGACCTCCCGGCACTCGTCGGTGGCGAGCGGACACCGCGGGTGGTACCGGCAGCCCTGCGGCACGTTCACCGGCGCCGGCCCCTCGCCCTCGATGGGTTGCATCTCCTCCAGCGGCGCGTCGAGGTTCGGCGTCGCGTTCAGCAGCGCCCTCGTGTACGGGTGGGCGGAGTCGCCGATGATCTCGTCTCGCGGACCGATCTCGGCGAACTGGAACGCGTAGATGATGGCCATCCGGTCGGCCAGGGAGGCGATGAGCGGCAGGTCGTGCGTGATGAAGATGATGGTGAGGTCGTACTGGCTCTGCAGGTCGTCGAGCAGTTGTAGAATCGACCGCTGCATCAGCAGGTCCAGCGCCGCGGTCGGTTCGTCCATCACCAGCACTTCCGGGTCGAGCACCATGCTCAGGGCGATGAGCGCCCGTTGTTGCATGCCGCCCGATAGCTCGTGCGGGTAGGAGTCGAGCACCCGGTTCGGTTCGAGGTAGAGGTTCTCCAGGAGTTCCCGCGCGAAGTCGAGTCCCTCGGAGACGTTCTTGTCGTGCGCCTTCAGCGTCTCCTCGAAGTGGGCGCTGATCTTCATCGTCGGGTTGAACGAACTCATCGCCCCCTGGAACACCATCGACACCTCCTCCCAGCGGAACTTGCGGAGTTCCTCGTCGGAGAGTTCGAGCA
The genomic region above belongs to Halogeometricum sp. S3BR5-2 and contains:
- a CDS encoding ABC transporter ATP-binding protein, which encodes MATNTDTNTSATDDAASQGVVNDPILEVRDAHVTYSGGDTYVMEDVNVDIDRHEVLGIVGESGSGKSMFASALMDAVPDPGLLTGQITYNREDGSSVDVLELSDEELRKFRWEEVSMVFQGAMSSFNPTMKISAHFEETLKAHDKNVSEGLDFARELLENLYLEPNRVLDSYPHELSGGMQQRALIALSMVLDPEVLVMDEPTAALDLLMQRSILQLLDDLQSQYDLTIIFITHDLPLIASLADRMAIIYAFQFAEIGPRDEIIGDSAHPYTRALLNATPNLDAPLEEMQPIEGEGPAPVNVPQGCRYHPRCPLATDECREVDPPLAAVGDGGTHRTACHHWQEAQEEIPLNFGEDAATIEDGQVPGGESGSGSGPGATGGGATRPGETPLLSLDDVEVHFEKEQGLLDRFRSDASVVRAVDGISLDIEEQDLVCLLGESGCGKTTLGKTMIGLQRPTGGSIRYRGQDIWEAKDGEGDVEITHEEIRRALQIIHQDPGSALNPNRRIVNILSEPLRHTHPNISQAERRERMHSLLERVGMTPAGDFLERYPHQLSGGEKQRVVLARALLMNPNAILADEAISAVDVSLRIEIMDLMLELQEEFDTSFLFISHDLSNARYFAEHGDGRIAVMYLGEIVEIGTAERLIHDPRHPYTEVLRWATPNLDLDAMEAEEPPIRQIDVPDPVNPPSGCRFHTRCPVAREACREEHPTLEDVDGGDGKAACFREDPNHRYWDSEPLEGAAESREEFFANAAAETSDSNSETANSD